The bacterium genomic interval GACCATGGTCCCTGAAGGCAAGCACCTGTTTAAAGAGATGACCGTGTACGACAATCTCATCATGGGCGCTTACCGCAAAGAGGCCCAGGTGGTGAAACAGGAGAACCTGGAGCTGGTCTACTCCATGTTCCCCATCCTTGAAGAGAGATACGCCCAGAAGGCCGGTTCCCTTTCTGGCGGCCAGCAGCAGATGGTCACCATCGGGAGGGCACTCATGACCAAGCCCAAACTCATCATGATGGACGAACCCAGCCAGGGTCTTGCCCCCAAATTGGTCCACGAGATCTTCGAGACCATTGAGAAGATGAAGGAGGAGATCGGTCTGACCATCCTTTTGGTTGAGCAGAACGCCGCTGCTTCACTGGGTGCCGCCGACTATGTGTACGTTATGCATGAAGGGTCCATCAAGGCAGAGGGAACGCCAGATGTGATCAAGGGGTCGGATGAGATAAAGGAAGCGTACCTCGGCATGTAGAAGCGACAGCCTCCCGTACGTGCGTGTGTGCGTGCGTCCGTGAATCCGAAAGAG includes:
- a CDS encoding ABC transporter ATP-binding protein, with the translated sequence MLKAENIESGYGPMQVLWGPNVEVKAGTITSLLGPNGAGKSTLLWTILGSVKARGGSVYYDGKDVTDLPPHAKVDLGLTMVPEGKHLFKEMTVYDNLIMGAYRKEAQVVKQENLELVYSMFPILEERYAQKAGSLSGGQQQMVTIGRALMTKPKLIMMDEPSQGLAPKLVHEIFETIEKMKEEIGLTILLVEQNAAASLGAADYVYVMHEGSIKAEGTPDVIKGSDEIKEAYLGM